CGATAATAACAGGTATCTTTTTCATAACTGTTTTGAATCCAAGATAAAAGTAACAGGTCCATCATTATGAATTTCTACTTGCATATCAGACGCAAAAACACCTTGCTCAACTGGAATGTGTCCTGATAGTTCTAAACAAAAGTCTGCATACAGTTTTTTTGCTTTTGCTGGTTCTTCTGCTAAATCAAAAGAAGGCCGCCTGCCCTTCTTCACCGAACCTACCAACGTAAACTGGGAAATAACAAGTGCACTTCCATTAACATCCTTAACAGAAAGATTCATTTTCCCTTGTTCGTCATTAAAGATTCTCAAATCAACTAACTTATCAATAAGCTTCTGTGCGTCTTCAAGAGTGTCACCTTTAAAGACACCAAGAAGAATATTTAAACCTTTTTCTATCTCGCCTACTATTGATGAATCCACTAACACTTTAGATTTAGTTACTCTTTGAACAACAATGAGCATCTAGATGTCCTCAATAGCTATTTCATTCTCCGAAGGATCTTTAATGCCTCTTAGAAACTGACCAAGTTCATCTTGTTTATTTTTTCCTTCTTGCTCGTCTCTACCTTCCTTCTCATTTAAAGCTAGAACCGGAAAAATACCATCTTCTAAATTAATTGAACTATTCACAGAAGAGCCCTCTGTTTTTTTCTTACTTATAGAATCTAACCTTCTTAATGGAACGCCGGATATATCAACCATTATATATTCCCCCTTTTATAACCATCTTCATTTCCTCTAACTCCTTTAGTAAAAACAAAGTGTTCGATTGCATTATGACTCATGTTTTCATCCTTTATAATATCCATTATTTCTTTATGCAATTCATATAAATCTACAGACAACTTTTGATAAGAGCTTGCAAACTCTTTTATAAATTGACTTGGCATTATGTCTAAACTCTTTAAATTTATGCTTATATGCTTCATGTCTGCACTAACCTCAATCTTGAGAGAACTAGTTTCTGCAAGAAAAAAGATCCTGCTAATAACATTCTTATAAGCGTCTGTTTTCTCCTTATACAAATAAGAAATAGCGTTAAAGTCAGCGCTAATAAACCCAAACTTTTCTTTTATTTCTTTGGAAAATTTTTCAATACCTCTTATACCAAGGCTGTTCAACACGTCATTATATAATCTAAGAACATCTTCCGTTTCTATTATTAAATCTTTCAAGCTCCCTGCCTTAAGCAATTTTATTTGCAACAAATGACCATAAGCATTAAATCTAAAATACAAATATTCTTTGGCATACTCATACTCTTTAACATCAAAGACGTTCATAAATCTCGAAAAAAGACCGTTTGCTAAACTTATTTCTTGCTCATCAGCCACAAAAAACCTCCACTTGTAATATAACTATATCAAATATAACAAAAAAATAATTAAATGTCTGTATAGACTAGCTAGATATGAAAAAGTTGCAACCTTTCCGATTTTCCAATTTGGCTTTTACCTTTATACTGTACCGAATGGAAAAACACCAAAAAGCTCTTGGCGAAATGCCTATAAAAAAACTTCTAATGAAAATGGCAGCGCCTGCAATTATTGGCATGCTTGCTAACTCCTTATACAACATCGTCGATACTATCTATCTTGGGCAAGGAGTTGGAACTTTGGCAATCGCTGGTTTAACAGTTGCTCTCCCCATGCAAATGCTCATAATGGGAATCAGCT
The genomic region above belongs to Candidatus Margulisiibacteriota bacterium and contains:
- the dtd gene encoding D-aminoacyl-tRNA deacylase, encoding MLIVVQRVTKSKVLVDSSIVGEIEKGLNILLGVFKGDTLEDAQKLIDKLVDLRIFNDEQGKMNLSVKDVNGSALVISQFTLVGSVKKGRRPSFDLAEEPAKAKKLYADFCLELSGHIPVEQGVFASDMQVEIHNDGPVTFILDSKQL